Sequence from the Desulfobulbaceae bacterium genome:
ACAGGTGCGCGAAATAAGCCTGCGAACTATAGCCCGTCTATGTGAGCAGGCTTATGACAGCTAAGCGACCGCAGAGAGACTGCGAAGCAGATGTGGTGTTGCTGGAAGTTACTTTTATTTAAAATTTGAGGCATGAATATCGCAATACATTATCAATCCCCCTACGCCTCTTCTTTTACCTTCATCAGTAATCGATAATCTGGTAAGCTAAAGATTATGTTACACTATCATGGACCTTGCCGCAGTTTCCAATCATACCCGGTTACCCCAAGAATCACGGAGTCCTTGAATGAAGTTCACCTTAAAAACCAGGATGACCTCCGCCATCTCGCTACTGTTCCTGTGCCTGATGTGCGCCACATCCTTCCTGGTTCTATCGATGTTCAAGCAGCAGCTCACAGAAATTATTTCGACCGAACAGTTCTCCTTGCTCTCCGAAATTGCAGACTCACTTGAGGACAAGCTCTTCCTTGCCCAATCCCAACTCACCAACACAACCTCCTTGATCTCAGCTGAAACCATTGCCTCAGGCGATACAGCCCAGGATTTTCTGGATCATCACCCAGGGTTGCACAAGGCCTTTGACAATCACATCTTTCTCTTTTCACCAGAAGGGAAAATCATTGCCGAATCCCCATTCAGTCCCAATCGGCGAGGAAAAGATTTTTCTTTCCGACCCTATCTTAAAGACACCCTTGCCACCTCAGCGCCTGTAATCTCCGATCCCTATATCACCTCCCAGGCCCACAAGCACCCGGTGATTATGATGACCGCTCCGGTTTTTGACCGTGAAGGCAAGATCATTGCCATCCTCGCTGGCAGTATTGATCTGATGAGAAGCAATATGCTAGGCAAGATCTCGGAAAAAAGGATTGGCAAAACCGGCTATCTCTCCCTGATCACGGCGGACAGAATCGTGATCATGCACCCGGACAAGGCCATGATCTTCAAAGAGATGCCCAACGGGAAAAACATCCTGTTTGATCAGGCCATTGATGGCTTTGAAGGCACGAAGGAGAACATTACTGCGTCCGGCATAGCAATGCTTACCTCAGTCAAACGCCTGAAAGTGCGAAACTGGATCCTATCCGCAAATTACCCTCAGGCTGAGGCCTATGTCCTGATCACTCGTGCCGTCAAGATCCTTCTGGCCGGAATAATGATCATCACCCTGACGGCTATCGTTATCATTCGCTATTTCAGCCAATATCTAACCACCCCCCTATTAGCGCTCACCCAGCATGTGGCAGAGCTGGATAACAAAAAAGGAGAGGCCCGACTGTTCCACACCACGGCAGAAGACGAAACCGGTACCCTGGCCAGAACCTTCAATTCCATGCTCGAAAAACTTGATCGGCAGCAGGCAGAATTACAAAAAAGCGAAGAGATCTACCGCACCGTCACCGTATTCGCTACCGACTTCATCTTCTGGCGGGCACCAAGTAAGGAGATGCTCTTCGTCTCCCACAATTGTGCAGAACTCACCGGATATTCAGAAGAAGAGTTCCTCTCTGATCCTGGCCTCTTGGATATGATCTTCCACCCGGAAGACCGGGAGCGATGGGCCAACCATACGCATCCCACCGACGAAAACAACAAGGAAATCGCCTTGGAATTCCGGATCGTCACCAAAACAGGCCAAGTCCGCTGGGTCAGCCATGTCTGCACAGAAATACATGACAACTCGGGTAAATTCCTTGGCTTACGAGGGAGCCTTACCGACATCATGGCGCTAAAACACGCGGCAGATGAACAGGAAAAACTAAAGAGCCAGCTTACCCAATCCCAAAAGATGGAATCCATCGGCATCCTGGCCGGCGGGGTTGCCCACGACTTCAACAACATCCTCTCTATCATTATCGGCTACAGCGAGTTGTTACTAATGGATCTGGACCAAAATGCCCCGACTAGAGGAAAGATCCAGTGCATCATGGAGGCCGGGCACAGGGCCGCCGAACTCACCAGACAACTCCTGGCCTTCAGCCGAAAACAAACGATACAGATGGCGCCCTGCAGCCTGAATCAGCTCGTCCAGAATCTAACCAAAATGCTGGGCAGGATGATCGGGGAAGATATCTCCCTGGAGGTCCGTACCGCAGCAAAAAATGACACCGTACTCCTTGATTCCGGGCAGATGGAACAAGTCCTGCTGAACATGGCGGTCAACGCCAGAGACGCAATGCCCACAGGCGGCAGCCTGATCCTTGAAACGGAAAATCGGGAACTTGACGATGCCTATGTCAGTACCCACGACGGGGTACTGCCAGGCCAACACGTAGTGCTTTCAGTGAGTGATACCGGGGAGGGCATGGACCGGAAAACCCAGGAAAAAATCTTTGATCCATTCTTCACCACTAAGGAACGGGGGAAAGGCACCGGTCTGGGACTGTCCATGGTCTATGGCATCATTAAACAACTCGGCGGCCACATTTTTGTGTACAGCGAACTGGGCAGGGGCACTACCCTGAAAATTTTCCTGCCGGTTGTCGACCGTTCAGTCGAAAAAACTATTGAACCATCCCCCACAATAACACTCCCCCATGGCCACGAAACCATCTTGGTGGTAGATGACGAGTCCTCGATCAGAACTCTGGTCACAGATATCCTGCGACCTCTTGGCTACACAATACTGGAAGCGGGCAATGGAGCTGAGGCCTTAGAACTCAGCGACTCCTTTGACGGACAGATCGACATCCTGCTGACCGATGTCATCATGCCCGGCCTCAACGGACGGGAACTCGCTGAGGCCATCACGACCAAAAGACCAGAAACCAAAATCCTCTACATGTCCGGCTACACGGATAACGCCATCGCCCATCACGGTGTCCTGGATCAGGGCATCATCCTCATTGAAAAGCCCATTACAGCGAATAAACTTACTAGTGTGCTGTTCGGCCCCCCCCATAGAAGATTAGATCTGAGATAGCCCTCCCCCTCAGCAGACATCAATCCATCCAACATAGGGAAAAACAGCAGTAGAATGAAACTCGTTTAAGGGACCAACACGCCGCCCACACCACGTCAGCTATCAATTGGTAATCGTTCACCAGAAGCGTTGAACGTGCGGATTTCACCGGACTGTAAACGTTTACCGGGTGCCCCAGATGCGCGAAAGCGGTCTGCGAAGTGTGCTAGTTGCACATGAGCAGGCCGCTAACAGCTAAGCGAGTTTGCGAGACTGCGAAGCAAATGGGGTGCCCGGTGAACGTTTACATCAATTGCAGTAAGGAACTCGAGAGGATGAGCTAAGAGCGTCTTGGCGCCGAACTGTTCAAGTTCACTCCGGGTCCGAAACCCCCAGAGCACCCCAATCGGATACATACCCGCGGAACTCGCCGTGATCATGTCAGTATTAGTATCCCCGAGATAGAGGAACTGACAAGGGTCAAGATCAAGCTCCCTGGCAATGGCAAAGGCTCCGGCAGGATCTGGCTTCCGCGGCACCCCTATCCGAGCGCCGCGAACCTGAGCCCACGGGAAGCCGGCAAAAAAATGATCTGCCATCAGACAAGTAAACTCGTCAGGTTTATTCGACAGAATATTAAGGATATAACCACGACGTGACAATAGTTCGAGCAACTCAACAATGCCGTCGTAAGGCTTAGTCCGGTCTGCCCACCGACCTTGATACTCAACCCGCATCTCATCACTTACCCGCCGAACCATCTCATCCGTCCGATCAACCTCAGGCAAAACACGGCGGGCTAAGTTTTCCATCCCATCACCGACAAAATATCGATACTGGTCTCGCAAGTGAACAGGAAAATCAAGACGCGCCAAGACATCATTCATCGAGTCGGCAAGATCATCCAGAGTATCAAGAAGGGTTCCGTCAAGATCGAAGACAACAGCCTTAACCTGCTTCATTAGCACATGCCTCTCAACACTCACCCAGCTTCAATTGAATAAAGGGACTGCCCCCAGTGAACTATCATGGCCTTTAATAATGAATAGTCCGATCACCGGCTGACATTATTTTTTCTCCAGCAATCGATAATTTATACCATCCTTCATTGGCATTGACAACGAAAGAAGACCCAAGCTGCCTGCTGACAAAACGTCATCGAGCATTTTCTTGACATCTCCAGAGTGGCGACATTGACACCTATCTTACCAAAGAAGTCCTGAATCATTTTTTGTGCTTGACTGGATTTTTGATTAGCACTATGTTTTGTCGGCTGCTATCCACAGGGAGGATAGTCAGGCTATACACAGGTTCATTATTATTCATTTCACAAGGATGGAGGAGTAAGTATGTCAATTTACGTTGTAGGGCACAAGAGCCCGGATACCGATTCAGTAGCCTCAGCGATTGCCTATGCTGCTTTTAAAAAAGCCCAGGGCGTTGACGCTACCCCGGCTATGCAAGGCGAGCTGAACCCCGAGAGCAAGCTGGTTCTGGACAGGTTCGGTTTTGCTGCCCCGGAGATCATGACTGACGCCGCCGGCAAACAACTCATTCTGGTAGACTTCAGCGACATCGCCCAGGGTCCTGCCAATATGTCTGACGTTGTCGAAGTGGTTGACCATCACAAGATCGGCGATGTGACTACCAACAGCCCGATTTTCTTCTACGCTAAACCAGTTGGCTGTACCTGCACCGTTATCAACGAAATTTTCAAGACCAATGGCATTGCTATTGACAAGAATATTGCCGGAATCATGACCGCTGCGATCTTAAGCGATACCGTTAACTTTAAGTCTCCTACCTGCACCCCGGAAGACAAAGTTGCTGTTAAAGAATTAGCTGCTACCGCAGGAATCACCGATACCGATTCACTGTTCATGGACATGCTCAAATCAAAATCCGCTATCGACGGCATCCCGATCAAGGATCTCCTCAATCGTGACTACAAGGATTTCGACATGAATGGCAAAAAAGTTGGCATCGGCCAGCTCGAACTTGCCACCCTTGATCAAGCAGCCGCCGTACGCGCCGACCTGGTCAAAGCAATGGAAACCCTGAAGGCTGAAGGACGTCACTCCGTCCTCTTCATGCTCACCGATGTCGTCAAGGAAGGCACCGACCTGCTGATTGTATCCGAAGACAACGCACTCATCGAGAAGGCATTCAACGGCAAACTGGACAACGGGTCCATGTGGGTTCCAGGCATGATGAGCCGCAAGAAACAAACCGTTCCGCCGCTGCAAAAGGCTTTTGGTTGCTAATAAGATCAGAGGGATCTATTCCTTAATAAACGGAATCAATCCTTTTTTAGCCATACCAAAACCAACTGACACATCCATGACCCGACAGACCTATCTGTCAGCCTTTTTTGTTGAGCAGATGTAACGAGTCATTCCAATAAGAAAGTTTGTGTCACCCCAAAAGAGGTCATGCCGCTATCAAGGCGCATGACCTCTTTTCTTATAACTATCTATAATCCCGCTCTTGATTCGTCATCCCCCTCTTCGTAGACAAAAGTACAACTAATAGGTCTCCTTTCGCATTATCGCTCCTGTTACTGTGTAACGTCATAAAATAATTTTATATTTTTGGCTTTTCGCTTAACAATACCCTTATGTTGGTCACCTTGACTTATTGGCATAATGCCCTTATATTTTTTCTGTTTTTCGTCGCCATATCCTTCCCCACTTAAACCAAACCGAAAGCAACAAAAAATCTCTTCCTTGATGATGCTTGTTCCCCACCAAAAGTTCAAACACAAGTCATCTTGGTCATCTCCTCCATCATAGAGGCCTAGTCTGTGAACCCAACCCCCTTCATCAGACATCACTCCACACAACTGATTATTTCATTACTGCTTTTCGTGCTCCTGCTACCGCTCATCATTCACGGATTACTCTGGGGCTGGTCTGCCGCAGGAGTAATCTCATCTTTAGGCAGCGCCGCTCTTATCGCCCTACTTACCTACCGCAGCCCCCCCCTCATTATCGCTCTCACCCTCGTTTTCTGGAGCATCATCCAAAGCGTCACCGTGGAACTTGTTCTTGCCGTAGGACGAATGCCCAGCGTCACCGATGCCATTTACCTTGTGGACCGCACTATGGTTCAGCAGTCCTTACAAGGCAACGGCCTGACTCACCCAGCCTTTCTGCTGGCGATGCTCACCGGCAGTCTCGGTTTAACAGGCATACGCCTTCTTTCAAGACCTACACCCCGTTCATTAGGGTTTCGCAATATCTGTTTGGCAGTAATTCTGCTCTCTCCCCTGCATATGATAACTCGACAATGGGATTTGGCCGCACCGCCCTGGAAGCAGTATGATATTCTGCACAAACTTGTCGTGGAAACAACCTCCAAATACATCTTCAACAACCAAACGACAGACATCGCCTGGGCCAGTGTCCAAGCAAGAAAACTCACCAGCCTGGACCTGCAAGGAACTCGACTGATCAACCAAGGCAAGGCACGAAATGTCCTCCTTATTGTACTTGAAGGAATTTCGGGGGCCGATATCGATCAAATCAGAGAACACCAAGGCTATCCGTCCGATCAAAAGCCCATGCCCCAACTCAGTGCCCTGGCCCAAGAGTACGACGCCATGCACATCCCGGACTTCGTAGTCCATAACCATCAAACCATACGCGGACTGTACTCATTACTCTGCGGAGACTATCCCAAGCTCGACTTCAGCACACCTAAGGCTACGGAATTGCTAACATTTAAAGAAATACGAACATCATGCCTTCCTGCCCAACTCGCCAATTACGGATTTTCCACCCACTTTCTGCAAGCGGCAGAACTCGCATTCATGTCAAAAGACAAGGTCATGCCCCACATAGGATTTGAGACGACACGTGGACGAGAGAGCATCACTCCCTTACCTGGAGAGGGTGATGAAATTACTTGGGGATGGGATGACAAGGCCTTTTTCTCCGGCTCCATCCAAGCTATCCAGCAATTGCAAGAGCAAGAGAGACCATGGTTTCTGACACTCCTGACCGTAGGTACCCACCAGCCTTATGGCGCGCCTCAATCATACCTTGAGCGCTATCCGTCACCAATACTAGCTGCCATAGCCTTTCTGGATGAGTCAGCAAGCCACTTCCTGACTCAATTGAAAGAGATGGGAGTTTTTGAAAACACACTTGTTATTATCACCTCGGACGAGGCCCGAGGGAATGAACTACGAATGGGGAGTGCTTGGGGAATAAGCATGATTATTGCCCCGGAGCACGAAGAGTTACCCGCGTTCAAGGAGGGAGTATACGGTCACATCGATCTTGCCGCGTCAGTGTTGGACTACTTTAGTTTGCCCATGACTCCGGGCATCTCTGGCAGAAGTATGTTCCGTAATTACGACCAAGGCCGAGAGATCCTCTCTTACACCAACGGATTCAACCGTCACCTAAACAGCGCTGGGAACCTTGAAGAGTGTAATTTTCAGAGAGTCTGCCGAGAATATGACCAGGGATACCGGTTTAACATCCCGCAAGCCCCAGAGTTACGACGTTTCTCTGATACTAAAGCAAAAAAGCAATTCGCCTTGGTCGAGGCATTAAATCGCTCGGTCTTGCAGCCTGATGATGAACAAAACTTCCTGTTTGCCAATGGCGACATCCGCCAACTCAAACCGACAGTGATGAATGACTGGACAGATAATCTCATCGGTGCCCAATACCTCGATTTTGGCAAAGGGACGCGAACCTCCGTCAGCCTGCGCATCACTGCCGTGCAGACTGATAACCAAGGGGCTGCGCTCAAGCTCTCCTTAAAGGAATTCGACAAAGACAGCTCTGCACAGCCACCCGAGCTACCTCTACTTCACACCGGCGAAGAGATGTCGATCAACTTTGATATTGACAACCCGACAGGACGAAGAGGGTTTTCATTTCACTTACTGGGAGAAGGGTATGGTGAGATTCAAATCGATGAATTTCGCGTCAACACCAGACCAATCACTGCTCCGCCGGCTGCGACCAACGCCCCCGACGCCACCAGTTCCCACGCCAAGAAAAGAACCTGACTCCCAGCAGACAATTCATTGCCGAAACAGTTACGCAGACGCCCCTTCAATGACTCGGATCTGAACGGTCTCGACAAATTTCCCCCCAGCCAGAATATCGGAAAGGACAATAACCCGATCTCCAGGCAACAAGGTCATCTTCCGCCGCAGGTGCTCTATCGCACGCTGAATAGTCACCTCAGGATCATTTGAAAATTTAATGCGAAAGGCATGAATTCCCCAATGAATACCTAACCTGCGGCGCACATGAGACGTATTGGTAATGGCAAGGATTGGAGCGATAGGTCGACATTTGGACAACAATACAGCCATCAGTCCCCGCCTGGTAATCACCAGAGTTCCAGCCGCCTGCAAGTTATTACTCAAAATTGCCGCGCTCCGTGCTATCTCATCCTTAGGATTTATGGAAGCAAGCACCTCAACAACTTTCGATAACTCCATCTGCCGCTCAATTCTCCGCGCTACGGCATCCATGACTTCAAACGCCTTGAACGGATACTTGCCAGTAGCGGTCTCACCGGAGAGCATGATGGCGTCGGCCCCCTGTTGTACAGCATAGGTAATATCAGTAACCTCAGCCCTGGTGGGCGTTGGATTAACGATCATGGACTCCAACATATGGGTGGCAACAATAACTGGTTTTCCAACCAACCTGCATTTTTTGATTATCTCGTCCTGCAACAACGGCACTTCTTCATAGGGCAACTCAGCGCCTAAATCACCACGGGCAATCATAATCCCGTCTGCCACCGCAATAATTTCATCCAGATGGGGAATGGACTCGGCGCTTTCAATCTTAGCAATAAGATCAATCGGGGCCTTCCTCTCCGCCAGATAGCTCTGCAATTCGCTTATTGACGAAGCGCCACGCACAAAGGAAAGAGCAATAAAATCAACATTGTTATCAATGCCAAAATTAATATCTTGCCAATCCTTGTCGGTAATTGAAGGCAGGTCAGCGCTCTTGCCGCGGATATTGATATGCCTCCTTGAACTGAGAATCCCATCATCCAATGACTCACAAACCACATCGGAATCGTGAATGGCCCTCACCAACAGACTGATCATCCCGCCATCGACAAGGACAATATCACCCACCTCAACATCATTGACAAACCCGTCATAGCTGACCTCGACGCAATATGGCTCAAGCTCTGCCTGACGTCGAACTGTCAGGATAAGGATCTCTCCCTTCTGAAGAGGTAAGTCCTGCTTAACATCACCGGTCCGCACCTCTGGGCCCTTGGTGTCCAGCATAATAGCGATAGTCGTACCAATCTTCTTGTTGATCCTTTTAATATTTCGAATAGCGTCCCAATGCCACTCCAGAGAGCCATGAGACATATTCAAGCGTGCGACATTCATCCCTTTTTCGGCAAGCTGTTGCAGCATGGCATAGGGCGCTGTCTTTGGGCCAATAGTACAAATTATTTTTGTTTTACGCATAGTTACTAGAACTCTCCAAAAATCAGAATAGATGATCCCCTGAAATATTTATTTTACTGTGATGTGAGTAAGCGGCTCATGAGGAGCCCCTTCACCAGTTTAAATCTCGTCAATGTCCCACCTTCTTGATCTGTTTGGCATAGTCAAAATCCGGATCATGAGGTGGAATGTGACAGTGCAAACATACCGAAGGACTCGGTGTGCTGACCATGGCATTGCCCTTTGGCGCTACGGCGTGACCTCGCCCTGCACCATGGCATGATTCACACCCCACCCCTCTTAGATATTCAGGCAGAGACAATGCCTCCTTACCTTGAGCCATGGACATACCAGTAACATGACACGGCAAACACTCCGGGTTGAATTGCTGTCGAGCCTTCTCCAAGGTCTTAAAAGCCATAGCATGAGGTGTTTTCAACCAGGCTGCGCGCTGAGCGCTGTGACACTGTCCGCACCCCGTACTCCCGAGATAGAGCTGACTGACAGGAGCAGATGGTTCCATCTTGCTCTGTTGTTGACCCAAGGAATTAACCGCCTCTTTAAGACGAGTGACTATCTCAAGCACCTCAGGCTGGTCAGGCAGGCTGACTTCCATGGGCACAAATCGGTTGCGGTACGTCGCAGGCTGCCCATTGGTTGCCACATCCTTCTTTATCTCTATAGTCAACTTATCTATGTCACTCACAAATTCACGCTCTCTCCCCTGCAGGAGATGGTATGTATTTAATTGATCAGGGCGATTGCGCAGGGCGATTTCAGG
This genomic interval carries:
- a CDS encoding LTA synthase family protein; the encoded protein is MNPTPFIRHHSTQLIISLLLFVLLLPLIIHGLLWGWSAAGVISSLGSAALIALLTYRSPPLIIALTLVFWSIIQSVTVELVLAVGRMPSVTDAIYLVDRTMVQQSLQGNGLTHPAFLLAMLTGSLGLTGIRLLSRPTPRSLGFRNICLAVILLSPLHMITRQWDLAAPPWKQYDILHKLVVETTSKYIFNNQTTDIAWASVQARKLTSLDLQGTRLINQGKARNVLLIVLEGISGADIDQIREHQGYPSDQKPMPQLSALAQEYDAMHIPDFVVHNHQTIRGLYSLLCGDYPKLDFSTPKATELLTFKEIRTSCLPAQLANYGFSTHFLQAAELAFMSKDKVMPHIGFETTRGRESITPLPGEGDEITWGWDDKAFFSGSIQAIQQLQEQERPWFLTLLTVGTHQPYGAPQSYLERYPSPILAAIAFLDESASHFLTQLKEMGVFENTLVIITSDEARGNELRMGSAWGISMIIAPEHEELPAFKEGVYGHIDLAASVLDYFSLPMTPGISGRSMFRNYDQGREILSYTNGFNRHLNSAGNLEECNFQRVCREYDQGYRFNIPQAPELRRFSDTKAKKQFALVEALNRSVLQPDDEQNFLFANGDIRQLKPTVMNDWTDNLIGAQYLDFGKGTRTSVSLRITAVQTDNQGAALKLSLKEFDKDSSAQPPELPLLHTGEEMSINFDIDNPTGRRGFSFHLLGEGYGEIQIDEFRVNTRPITAPPAATNAPDATSSHAKKRT
- a CDS encoding HAD family hydrolase, coding for MKQVKAVVFDLDGTLLDTLDDLADSMNDVLARLDFPVHLRDQYRYFVGDGMENLARRVLPEVDRTDEMVRRVSDEMRVEYQGRWADRTKPYDGIVELLELLSRRGYILNILSNKPDEFTCLMADHFFAGFPWAQVRGARIGVPRKPDPAGAFAIARELDLDPCQFLYLGDTNTDMITASSAGMYPIGVLWGFRTRSELEQFGAKTLLAHPLEFLTAIDVNVHRAPHLLRSLANSLSC
- a CDS encoding manganese-dependent inorganic pyrophosphatase; this encodes MSIYVVGHKSPDTDSVASAIAYAAFKKAQGVDATPAMQGELNPESKLVLDRFGFAAPEIMTDAAGKQLILVDFSDIAQGPANMSDVVEVVDHHKIGDVTTNSPIFFYAKPVGCTCTVINEIFKTNGIAIDKNIAGIMTAAILSDTVNFKSPTCTPEDKVAVKELAATAGITDTDSLFMDMLKSKSAIDGIPIKDLLNRDYKDFDMNGKKVGIGQLELATLDQAAAVRADLVKAMETLKAEGRHSVLFMLTDVVKEGTDLLIVSEDNALIEKAFNGKLDNGSMWVPGMMSRKKQTVPPLQKAFGC
- the pyk gene encoding pyruvate kinase, with translation MRKTKIICTIGPKTAPYAMLQQLAEKGMNVARLNMSHGSLEWHWDAIRNIKRINKKIGTTIAIMLDTKGPEVRTGDVKQDLPLQKGEILILTVRRQAELEPYCVEVSYDGFVNDVEVGDIVLVDGGMISLLVRAIHDSDVVCESLDDGILSSRRHINIRGKSADLPSITDKDWQDINFGIDNNVDFIALSFVRGASSISELQSYLAERKAPIDLIAKIESAESIPHLDEIIAVADGIMIARGDLGAELPYEEVPLLQDEIIKKCRLVGKPVIVATHMLESMIVNPTPTRAEVTDITYAVQQGADAIMLSGETATGKYPFKAFEVMDAVARRIERQMELSKVVEVLASINPKDEIARSAAILSNNLQAAGTLVITRRGLMAVLLSKCRPIAPILAITNTSHVRRRLGIHWGIHAFRIKFSNDPEVTIQRAIEHLRRKMTLLPGDRVIVLSDILAGGKFVETVQIRVIEGASA
- a CDS encoding response regulator — translated: MKFTLKTRMTSAISLLFLCLMCATSFLVLSMFKQQLTEIISTEQFSLLSEIADSLEDKLFLAQSQLTNTTSLISAETIASGDTAQDFLDHHPGLHKAFDNHIFLFSPEGKIIAESPFSPNRRGKDFSFRPYLKDTLATSAPVISDPYITSQAHKHPVIMMTAPVFDREGKIIAILAGSIDLMRSNMLGKISEKRIGKTGYLSLITADRIVIMHPDKAMIFKEMPNGKNILFDQAIDGFEGTKENITASGIAMLTSVKRLKVRNWILSANYPQAEAYVLITRAVKILLAGIMIITLTAIVIIRYFSQYLTTPLLALTQHVAELDNKKGEARLFHTTAEDETGTLARTFNSMLEKLDRQQAELQKSEEIYRTVTVFATDFIFWRAPSKEMLFVSHNCAELTGYSEEEFLSDPGLLDMIFHPEDRERWANHTHPTDENNKEIALEFRIVTKTGQVRWVSHVCTEIHDNSGKFLGLRGSLTDIMALKHAADEQEKLKSQLTQSQKMESIGILAGGVAHDFNNILSIIIGYSELLLMDLDQNAPTRGKIQCIMEAGHRAAELTRQLLAFSRKQTIQMAPCSLNQLVQNLTKMLGRMIGEDISLEVRTAAKNDTVLLDSGQMEQVLLNMAVNARDAMPTGGSLILETENRELDDAYVSTHDGVLPGQHVVLSVSDTGEGMDRKTQEKIFDPFFTTKERGKGTGLGLSMVYGIIKQLGGHIFVYSELGRGTTLKIFLPVVDRSVEKTIEPSPTITLPHGHETILVVDDESSIRTLVTDILRPLGYTILEAGNGAEALELSDSFDGQIDILLTDVIMPGLNGRELAEAITTKRPETKILYMSGYTDNAIAHHGVLDQGIILIEKPITANKLTSVLFGPPHRRLDLR